GGTCAGCCTGGTGCTCGGCACGTTCAGCATCAACCAGGTCGTCGGCAACGCGCCGGTCGCCGATCCCCGCTGGCAGGCGCGCACGTTCTTCCCCGACGGCGGGGCCGCGCGGTGGCTGCACATGTCGACGTCGCCGAGCGGGGCGTCGAACCTGGAGTGGGCGGTTCGGCAGTTCGGGTCGCACTCGTACGAGGAGGCCATCGCGGCGGCCTCGGATCGGGACCGGGGGTTGGTGCCCCGTGCCGACGACCCGATCTACCTGCCGTTCCTCTACGGGGCGCCGGTGCCGTCGACTGGAGCCGGGCTGGTCGGGCTCCGCGGCTGGCACGGCATCGGCGACGTCTACCGGGCCGTGCTGGAGGGCGTCGTGTTCAACCACCGCTGGCACGTGTCCGCACTGGGTTCGTCGTTCCCGCTGGTCGGAGCGGCCCGGCTGTGCGGCGGCGGGGCGCGGAGCGAAGCCTGGTCCCAGCTGCTGGCCGACGCCCTCGGGCTCCCGGTGGAGGTCACCGACGCGTCCGAGGCCGGTGCGCGGGGCGCCGCGATGCTCGCCGGCGTCGGCGTCGGGGCGTACGCGGACCTCGGCGAGGCGGTGGAGGCCTGCGTCCGGGTGGTGCGTCGCCACGAGCCGGAGCGGAACCTGGACGAGCGGTACGCCAGGTACCTGGCGGTAGCCGAAGCGCTGGCCTGACAGCGGTCTTCCTACGGCAGAGCGGCGCGGCGGTGCCCGCGGGGCCCGGGGAATCGGGCGATCATTTTGTGGATTCGCCTGACACGGATCCCGCGTGCTCCGAATATGAGTCGCACTCACGTTCCTGGCGTCGTCGCCGACTGCCGCTTCTCCGCGCCGTAAGGACGGTCGATGGCCGTTAACCCTCCCGACCAGGTCGCCCAACGGTCCGCGCTGGACGAGCCGACGCGTTCTCCCGGCGGCCGCTGGCTGACGTCCTGGACCCTCGGCCACTTCGCGTTCTTCATGGTCATGTTCGCGGCCGCCCAGGTGGTGCTGCCGCGGCAGGCCGAGGCCATCTCACCCGACCACAAAGAGGCCGTGGTCAGCGTCGTCACGCTGGTCGCCGCGCTCTGCACGATCGTGGCGAACATCGTTGTCGGCGCGTACTCCGACCGGACGCTGGCCCGGCGGGGACGGCGGCAGATCTGGGTGCTCGTCGGTGCGGTGATCACGATTGCCGGTCTGCTGATCCAGGGTCACCAGCAGACGGTGGTCGGCATGGTGGCGATCTGGGCCCTGGTGCAGGTCGGCCTCTCGTCGATCAGCGCAGCGCTCACCGCTGCGCTACCCGACGAGGTACCGGTCACCGAACGAGCGCGGGTGTCGTCGCTCTGGGGCATCGCGTCGGCGGCCGGGCCGCTGATCGGGATCGCGCTGGTCAGCACCGTCGCGACCGGGATCGTCTCGGCGTATCTCGTGCTGGCCGTGTTCACCGTGTTGTTCGCGTTCCCGTTCGCGCTCTGGACGCGCGGGGTGCCGCTGACCCCCGCGGAGCGCCCGACCACGTCGTTCCGGACGATGGTGGCGGGCACGATCGCGCCGTTGAAGCACGCCGACTTCGCCTGGGCATGGACCGGCCGGTTCTTCATCCAGCTCTCGAACGCGCTGGCCCAGGTGTACCTCTGGTTCTTCCTGCGGGACCGGGTCGGCGTCGACCCAGACCTCTGGACGCTCTACTTGGCGCTGCTCTACACCGGCGGCGCGGTCGCGGCCGCGATCCCGGCCGGGCGCATCTCCGACCGCACCGGACGTCGCAAGATGCTGGTCGTGGTGTCGTCGGTGCTGCAGGGTATCGCCGCGATCTTCTACATGGCGTGGCCCACGACCTGGGCGGCGATCGTCGGGTCGTTGCTGCTCGGCATCGGGTTCGGGTGTTACGCCGCGGTCGACCAGGCGCTGATCACCCAGGTGCTGCCGAGTGCGCAGGACCGGGGCAAGGACCTCGGCGTCATCAACATCGCGAACAACCTGCCGTACGTCTTCGCCGGCGTCATGGGAGGGGCGGTACTGACGTTCTTCGGGCGCGATGACTGGGGCTACCCGGTGCTGTACGCCCTGTCCCTGATCACCGCACTCCTCGCCGCGCTCACCGTCCAGCCGATCAAGAGCGTCCGCTAGCCGCTCCGCGCCGTGTGGTGGGGGCGGGGCGGAGCTAGAGGCGGTGCGCCTCGGTGATGCGGCGGAGGAACGTCTTGGTGCGCTCCTGCTGCGGACTCCCGAAGACCTCGGCGGAGGTACCGCGCTCGTGGACGCGGCCGTCGGCGAGGAAGCAGACCTGGTCGGCCACCTCCCGCGCGAACCCCATCTCGTGCGTCGCGATCACCATCGTCATTCCGTCGTCCTTCAACCCGCGGACGACCTCCAGCACCTCCCCGACCAGCTCCGGGTCGAGCGCCGCGGTGATCTCGTCCAGCAGCAGGAGCTTCGGGTCGGTGGCGAGCGCCCGCACGATCGCGACCCGCTGCTGCTGCCCACCGGAGAGTCGATCGGGGTAGTCGTCCGCCTTGCCGGCGAGCCCGAGCCGATCGAGCAAGGCGCGAGCGCGGTCCTCGGCCACCCGCCGGGAGACCCCGTGTACCCGGCGCGGCGCCAGCGTGATGTTGTCCAGGACGGACAGGTGCGGGAACAGGTTGTACGCCTGGAACACGACGCCGATCTGTTTGCGGACGTCGTCGGCGTCCACCCGGGGGTCCGTGATCTCCTGCCCGTCCAGCCAGATCGCGCCGTCGTCCACGGTCTCCAGCAGGTTCGCGCACCGCAGCAGCGTCGACTTGCCCGAGCCGGACGCCCCGATCAGCACCGTGACCGTGTGCGGCGCCACGTCCAGGTCGACGTCGTCCAGCACGACGTGCGTCCCGAACACCTTCCGGACGCTCTCCAAGCGCAGCACCGGCGAACTCACACCACACCACCCTGCGATTGCCGACGGTTCATCCGCGCGGTGACCCAGTCGGTGAGCCGGGTCATCGGGATCGTCAGCGCCACGAACACCAGCCCGGCCACGACGTACGACGTGTAGTTGAAAGTCTGGCCGGTGAAGATCTGCGCGGCGTAGACCGCGTCCACCGCCCCGGCGATCGACACCAGCCCGGTGTCCTTCTGCAGCGATACCAGGTCGTTGAGCAACGGCGGAACGACTCGCCGGACGGCCTGCGGCAACACGACGTACCGCATCGTCAGCCGCCAGTTCAGCCCCAGCGACCGGGCTGCCGCCCGCTGCGAGGGGTGCACCGACTCGATCCCGGCCCGGAACACCTCGGCGACGTAGGCCGAGTACGTCAGCACCAGCGCGGCGCCACCCAGGTAGATCGGATTGTTCGTCACCCCGGTCAGCCGCAGAGCGGGCACCCCGTAGACCATCAGCAGCAGCGTGATGATCACCGGCAGGCCACGGAACAAGTCGGTGTAGATCGTCGCCAGTGCGCGCAGCGGGAAGAACACCGGCCCGCGTAGCGTCCGCAGCAGGGCGAGCAGCAGGCCGAACGCGAGGATGACCGCCCCGCAGAAGATCAGCAGGCGGATGTTGAGCCAGAGACCCTCGAGGATCGAGGGGAACGACTCCTTCGCGTACTCCCAGCTGAAGAACGTCTCCCGGACGCGCTGCCAGCCGGGCGAGCTGAC
This genomic window from Cryptosporangium minutisporangium contains:
- a CDS encoding MFS transporter, with the translated sequence MAVNPPDQVAQRSALDEPTRSPGGRWLTSWTLGHFAFFMVMFAAAQVVLPRQAEAISPDHKEAVVSVVTLVAALCTIVANIVVGAYSDRTLARRGRRQIWVLVGAVITIAGLLIQGHQQTVVGMVAIWALVQVGLSSISAALTAALPDEVPVTERARVSSLWGIASAAGPLIGIALVSTVATGIVSAYLVLAVFTVLFAFPFALWTRGVPLTPAERPTTSFRTMVAGTIAPLKHADFAWAWTGRFFIQLSNALAQVYLWFFLRDRVGVDPDLWTLYLALLYTGGAVAAAIPAGRISDRTGRRKMLVVVSSVLQGIAAIFYMAWPTTWAAIVGSLLLGIGFGCYAAVDQALITQVLPSAQDRGKDLGVINIANNLPYVFAGVMGGAVLTFFGRDDWGYPVLYALSLITALLAALTVQPIKSVR
- a CDS encoding amino acid ABC transporter ATP-binding protein, with amino-acid sequence MSSPVLRLESVRKVFGTHVVLDDVDLDVAPHTVTVLIGASGSGKSTLLRCANLLETVDDGAIWLDGQEITDPRVDADDVRKQIGVVFQAYNLFPHLSVLDNITLAPRRVHGVSRRVAEDRARALLDRLGLAGKADDYPDRLSGGQQQRVAIVRALATDPKLLLLDEITAALDPELVGEVLEVVRGLKDDGMTMVIATHEMGFAREVADQVCFLADGRVHERGTSAEVFGSPQQERTKTFLRRITEAHRL
- a CDS encoding amino acid ABC transporter permease, which translates into the protein MAVEGHERARPEVSYVKSERQVARERYRRSRTLRSAGIAGGSSLIVVVALVVGIVSSPGWQRVRETFFSWEYAKESFPSILEGLWLNIRLLIFCGAVILAFGLLLALLRTLRGPVFFPLRALATIYTDLFRGLPVIITLLLMVYGVPALRLTGVTNNPIYLGGAALVLTYSAYVAEVFRAGIESVHPSQRAAARSLGLNWRLTMRYVVLPQAVRRVVPPLLNDLVSLQKDTGLVSIAGAVDAVYAAQIFTGQTFNYTSYVVAGLVFVALTIPMTRLTDWVTARMNRRQSQGGVV